The Alosa sapidissima isolate fAloSap1 chromosome 16, fAloSap1.pri, whole genome shotgun sequence genome has a segment encoding these proteins:
- the LOC121685018 gene encoding uncharacterized protein LOC121685018 isoform X2: protein MRYPQAAQVTEESRLLYLLIKMLQHHPTCSKFHLSPSKLTSSIKGQYKRIADRVRDDPVVGSLAIPLPNINVKSISNFFRREEKMANFRATVRPRVKTHRNVLSGQPMPDAPALPSSLPPPDRPQVQYQEPHHVAGKRRGEKRRLDFEDPQPDCQPGPSNRCIQPKPATASYVPSAVAKAPVLLVLPTQPQAPSVRLLPSANPVFLPVLPQ, encoded by the exons ATGAGGTACCCCCAAGCAGCGCAGGTGACCGAGGAGAGCCGTCTTCTGTACCTCCTGATTAAGATGCTGCAGCACCATCCCACCTGCAGCAAATTCCACTTGTCTCCCAGCAAGCTGACCTCATCCATCAAAGGCCAGTACAAGAGGATTGCCGACAGAGTGAGGGACGACCCGGTCGTGGGCAGCCTCGCCATCCCGCTGCCCAACATAAACGTCAAGTCCATCAGCAACTTTTtcaggagggaggagaagatggCCAACTTCAGGGCAACGGTCAGGCCAAGAGTGAAGACTCATCGGAATGTTCTGTCAGGCCAACCAATGCCTGATGCCCCTGCTCTGCCGTCGTCACTGCCACCACCAGATAGACCTCAGGTGCAGTACCAGGAGCCTCACCATGTCGCTGGCAAAAGGCGTGGGGAAAAGCGGAG GTTGGACTTTGAAGACCCACAGCCAGACTGTCAACCAGGGCCTTCAAACCGCTGTATCCAGCCCAAGCCTGCCACTGCATCCTACGTGCCATCTGCCGTGGCAAAAGCACCTGTCCTCCTGGTGCTGCCAACCCAACCACAGGCTCCATCAGTGAGGT